CCTcttttcaacttctttcttTAGTGGTCAATTCGCTACCCCACAAAATCTCTTCCACATATAACATGTTCATCTTCATAATTCTGTAGAGACGACACAATAGAAAAGTGtgaaaattctctatttataatcacttggagaatcaaataaattactaggaaaatggaaagaataataaatgaatacacgATATTTACAAATATGATATCTATCATGGGTGCCTATATATATGGTCAACTATAATTCAGAATTAAATATACTTAACATAGCTTTCAAAATTTGAGTTAAGAGACTGTTACTTTAAGATTTATCAAGTGTGTTTTGTAATCAAGAccttgttaaaaaattaaatatttcttaatccTAACTCATATCTATCCTTAAGCAATGTGATACGGGAGTAAAGGGTACATGAATAAACTAATGACCACGTCTAAATAATAGCAATTATGAGGATAAGATGgttaaaaaaatgcttaaaagaattgatcTTACCACCTATACGAACAAGGTGCACCTTCCTTTTTTGGTGGCTTAATCATAAAAACTCTATTGTTAAACGTATTTTGCTTGGAGCAATTTCATGTTAGTGACTTCTTGTGAATTTTCCTAAGATGAATGTGAGTtaagacaaaacatgttagaaTGACTTGTGTTTCTAtgtggggatagtcttcactcttagaagtgaGGAGTACATAATGTGATCATGCTGCAAGTAATGCAGAGAAATGTTGGGGTCATCGAGTGCCGAATTCATATTTCAAATCCTGATGTGAATCTTGacgcaatatctaccactcaaaagtgtgcatagatatgaaaatattattactcaacgaaagaataccgatttaagaataagaaaaagaattgggatcgaatgtTCCATCTTCATTGATCTTCAcaacctttaaataggatacaagatactaaataatatctacacagaaaatataaactgACTAAATcctgataataaaataaaatatactactattcaaattcaactgattacgatatctaagatatatttcctaactaatatattctggaagattatgaatatcatatattccataactaattcaaactaaaataagttgcactaaattgtgACAAATCTTAGGTGTGAGTCATGACAATTTGGATTCAAAATCTTGATCCAAATCCTAAatatgggtcgttacaagcAATATCACTCTTTTCCTATTGACTTAATGAATTTTACGTTCCTTGTTAGAATTCCccaccaaaaaaatttcataatcgtTTAAATCGTTTAAGTTGCTTAAAGCAGCTAAGAGGAGTAGGCTGGAATTGACTACGGGCATTGGCGATTACTGTGACATGGTTGGCTCGACACACATCATATGTTTGAGCGTGTCCATGGTGTCATGGCCTTCGCTTGGTCTTCGATCATGGTGacttattttttatgatttttgaaAGAAGTTTAAAGTAAGACCATAAATGTCTTTTACGAGATTCTTTGTTTCTAACCGAAGATATTAATGTACCTCCATCAACTATGAAAAAAagtccataaaattttattaaataagtgGTAGGATGCGTTTGACCGAAAGGAGGACAATAAGGATGGATggatataaaattcaaaactgtATAAAGGCTAATAATTGTGAATTTTAATGTTAGAAGGAGTATTGTGCacaaaaacatgtttgaatATTGTGGTTGGTAAAGGGTAGGAGGAGGTGAATTATTATCACGAAACTTATTGGGAAGAATCATGGCATAACCATATAGGGAGACTTATAAATGcaccaaattaaatattattttaaattttaaattaggatAGTCGTGGTGTATAGATGACGTGTAAATTTAGTACGTTCTTTTTCTGCGTCTTTCAAGGTTACTAAGAATAAGATTGATACCCTTTACATACGAAAGTGGTGCCACCTAACAAGgtttagaaattataaaagtgGTATGAACCTATCTGGAACTTAGAACGTTGTTTGTATTTGCATTTCTCGACTCCAACAATAAAGTTACTTATTGGGTTTTTTAGGCAAGaactacttttttttcaaaatgtttctttttcaagcACGAGAAAGTACATATGAGGTGACGGGCGATTATGGTTcaagaaatttttgtatttaaattagCTTGAGATCTATACGTTTAACTTTATGATTTagttttaaagatttttatgGGCCCGTGATCTTGAAAGTTATTCAACTCATTTAAATCTCGAAAGAAATTCATAGCTTAATAGTAATGATTAAAGTCACGTTTAAAAATAGggctaaaaaatataattgaagtTATTGTAGAGAACATTTGACTATGAAAAATAATCACCAACTTTGTTGAGAAAATGATTGTCATTCTTTTGGTAGCATTGTGAAAACCCGATATCTAAAGAGATACAAATATTGTATATTTTGGTAGCGTAAGTGTATGCTAGCAAAAAACCAGGTTTAGAGGGTACGTATACGAGCTTGCTTGGGGTTCATGTGCACATACGTCGACCGTGTAGAGAAATACTACACATTCAATTATGGTCAGACTGGAAGTAGAGAACAAGGTCATGTCGGTCATGTCATGATATCTTATGAAATGATAGATCCCAAACATGATTACatgtgattttattttatgttccCAGCtataagatattgtcctctttgggctttcccttttgagcttcccctcaagggtttaaaaTGTCTATGCTGCTAGGAGAAGGaaggtttctatacccttataaatgagattttgttctcctcccaaccaatgtgggacattacAATCCACATCCCTTCGGCGCtcagcgttcttactggcgCACCgtctcatgtctaccccctttgaaGAACAGCCTCTTCACCGGCATATaatccggtgtctggctctgataccatttgtaacggcccagataagcagatattgtcctctttggacttcccctcaaggctttaagaCGCGTTTAAAGCCTTGATCGAAACcataaagaggacaatatcgactaacggtgggcctgggtcgttacaaagtCACGTGCCacttttactttttaggtAAAAATAACACACTTTTATACTGATAAGGATGTTGAGGTAATGATCATAAACCGAAGTTGAGATATATGCATTCATGTAGGTTCTAAACTTAAACTAAAcaactaaattaaaagaacttataaatagattttcaaaaaaaaaatcaacaaattcaaTCGAATTTGATTGGTCTTTTTTTTcgcaattattttaatatttaatgtatcaaatattataaatatatttttataatgtcttaaatattaatttaaatactttaaattaaatatttttcttttatatttaattatttaatatactaaatattaatttaaacttttcacAATAAATATATCGACTATAACATAAGTTACatttattgatataattattataagcaAATCGATCCATATAATTTAATGAGGCACTATAATGTATGAGACTTGTCTCTACTAACTTAGTGTCAATTCTCATCCCCCAACTTCCAGtatgaaatatttatcttGTCCAGATTCAAATTCCACAAAGTATGTTGTatgtttgtaattattatgTACATGTTTGTCGCACCCCATTAGATACTCAGcatcttcaaaaatattacttttcaaaaaatagCAGTAACGTACAAATTGTGTATCAAGACATTCACTAATCAAGTCGTGAAGTTTACGTCTAGCATGATTTTCTACTTTATTATAGGTCAAGAGTTTAATTTTGGATCATGTTGGTGACTCGAAGATAAGAAGAATTCACAACTCAACACTCTATTTTCGGTTGGGGTtgttcatttattaaaaaaatatttttttagaaactcTACTTGTTTAGTATATGTTACATTCATAACTAAAGTCTCATAAAActcgtttattttttaaaatttctaaattattttttaaaatatataaatttagaaaatctacTTGTTGAATACATAttatattcataaaaaatttacaaattacCATCCTTAACTAACCCTGTTGataaacgtcaaatattcttaattttcataacatctttaaaatttgtacCAACTTTATAAAAGTCCAATTTCAAGAGGGGGTACAATCaaaccaaattttcaattcttcaaaaaaatcaaaccaacccaaattagaaaaaaaaaaaaaaaaaattatgactCACAAACTCTTAAAGTTGGAAATGGGTAGGTCTGTTTGGATTCATATCGTatcaatttcaagaaaaaaaaaatagaccaaACCAAACCATGCCTTGTCTAAGATTATTAGGAAAGGATCGTGGTTTTATAAGCAATGAATACATCTTCATAGTTTTGAGGCCAAAAATCATCTGAACTTATCCTTCAAATGTacattatcatatcattgtggaagtccgtaatttttaatatgttcattcaaataaaaaataaatgggtcgttttaaaattaaattatagtcCTTAATCCTACCTAGCcaaatataacattttttttaattgaaagaaTAGATTGAAGTGAAGCATAtcctaaatattaaaaagaccAAAGTCAATAAGCCCGCCTCTCACACCCTTCAATACCCATACGCTCACGCTTTCCATTCCCATACTCCTTTTTTCATCGCTCATATCCCAAATTCCCAATCCCCCATTTCTCATCCGCCGCCGCATAACCATCCCAAATGCCCCTTCAAGATTCCGCCGCCGCGAGCGGCGACTCGCTTCCCCacccaccaccgccgccgaaGCCAGAGGGTAAACTCCTCTCTCTGCTTCTCAAGGTTGCCGTCATGATCTTCTTTACCACcctcttcttcgtcttcctcgGCCTCGCCACTgccctcctcctcttccacctCTGCATCGCCAGCGCCCTCCATCGCCGCCGTGCCCAATACCCCGATTCCTCATCTGGGTTCTCCCGTCGTGACCTCAAAAAGCTCCTCCAGTTCCAATTCTCTAATGGGGTCAATCCCCATTCCCAAATTGATTGCTCTATTTGTCTCGATGGGTTTAGAAAGGGCCAGTGGTGTAGAAAACTTGGTGGGTGTGGCCATGTTTATCACCGGAAATGCATCGATTCGTGGTTAGTTAGGGTTTCTACTTGCCCCCTTTGCCGCCGCTGCGTTCGATTGGATATGgaagaacataaaattaattgtgTAAGCTCTCGCAACTATGAGATTTTGTATGCTCTGTAACCATAACTCTTGTTTagtttcttcttgttttggcTCTTTCCCCCCCTTATAGATGTATATAATAAGGTTTCTATTTGTTGGTTCTGATATTGCTctgttttctctgtttctacgatgcttttgcttttggttcttgtttttgttcattACTTTTGAGATTCCTTTTGAATTAATCATATTCAAACCTCTTAAAGATACAATGACTTAATTGGACTTATATTCTTTACTTGTGAGAtagaaatttttgttgggaatTTGTTTAATTGGAAGTTCATTATCTTAGCTTAGGTGAGAACCCGTATGGTTTTGATACTTATTCTCGATCTAAAGGTTAGAGGTTCGAACTTTCGACCAACGATATAGCGTTGGAATGTTGATTGAATTGTGATTGGAGGAAACTTTTCTTCAAAACTTAGAATTTGTCCCAAGACTAATTTGCGTGGAAAAGTGGTGTGGCGTGAGTATTGgtcatcaaatttgaatattgaCTCGTTCTAGTTATGATACCCATTTATATAGAGTTTATCATCTTGGGGACTTGTTCAAAATCAACCCCAAAATGGCCTAACATTAAGAATGAGGGCGGCTTTTGAGATGTCTTttgaaaagtgaaaagaaGAGTTGTTGAATGATGtatatctttcaattttaataaatcttattaaaagttatttaCATGTTATCTAACTCTTATAAGATCATCTCAATTATTGGTTTCACATGATCTGCACGCACGTACCTATTCTACGAGACAATTTATTACTAGAGATGAGTGGATGACTCTCTAGCAATTTccatataattataattataatcaaCGTGACTCTTGTTCTTCATAATATCTCTAACAATCTCTACATAATAACCTATTGTCACTGTTATGAAATGTATATAGGGCACGACCTTATATCATTAAACTCATTTAGTACAAATGTGGACCATGTCTATTGAGACAATTTCACTATTAAAGATTGACGATTCTTTAATTCCCTTTGTGCCTCTGCTATGTGGACCCTTATCACTCGAAACAAGTTCAATATTAGAGATTAGTTAACTACTCCTATAGTTCCCTCACATCGAGGCCTATAAACATGAGCCACATCTTATCATGCTTCCAATTCTATAGACTCACGTGATATAGATTAATCAAACAATACTGAACACCTCTATATGCTATCAAAAACCTCCCTCAGGAAATCCGATCCTCACAAATTCTCTACGGACAATCCCTACTTCCCTACTTCGAtctctaagaaaataaatacaaaattttgtgataatgaaaattgaaatatttaataaatccttccactttcaattttatgtttacAAAGTCTATCTACATGTAAAATGTccacaaaatttatgaacttttaattttgtggcTAACCATTTAttggaaattttaaacttttaaaaattaattattatattaaatataaattaaatttttttaaattgagtgtcctttaaagtttaaaacctaataatagaaattatcataaaagtttaaaactaaatttataatttaatttaacctcTTTTTAATATGTCAATTTTTGACAGTCTACAAGaatttaatgttgtttttttttttctatcaaatTAAGCCAGCTCGTTGGAATAAATAGAATTGTCAACTATTTGTACTCATTACCGACAAAAGTCAATATCTTGTTGACATATGTACAagagaataaatttgaattagagATATTCATTTCACCTGAAGAGGTGAGGgtgggagagagatttcttGATTCCCTCGACCTCGCTCAAATCATTTCTCTGCccaactttatatatatatatatatatatatatatatatatatatatatatatatatatataatggtaaaaaattacattattaattaaagtttattaatataaacattctattatattttttattatcaaatgTCAGTAAATTTATTATGCTGTTTTAAAGTTTGTAACAGACCTCAggtaagaaaatgaaaattattcatGAAAAATTCCTTTCCaactaaacaaatattaaaattagttttgtAGAAATcgaaaaaagaagcaaagagaagaatgataaagttttctctttctctttttctataTCAATTTGTACactgctagaagatattgtttgctttcaCTTGTTGggtatcactgtcagcctcacaattttaaaaagaagtttccacatatttgtaaataatcttttcgttctcttctcgcCCGACGTGAATATCTCACTAATATCAGCCGGACTCATTTCTACCTCCTCGACCCTCTCTTCCAATTACTTCAAAACGCCTCCATCCCAATctacatttattaaaaattccCTCGAGTTGCGTATTAAGTTTTTGGAAGAATTTTAATAAGCCAAGTAAACCAAGTTAGGTGGGATGCacgtatttttaaatataccaAATAATGTATcaatttgttatatttttaaatatctatgagtttaaaaaaaaaaataaataaataaaagaacatatataataaaatgttataaaatgtaaattataagcatttttgtaaatttttgtttattaatttaacgaTTTATGAGATGAAATCTTCCTACGGTAAATCTTtgcaaaataattaaataaatatcttcGAAGATATAGAAACTAAAATGATACTTCAATGTAATTTATAAGAAACGTTTTACTACGTTGGGTtggtcaacattttgacttaaCATCgaaaacttattttaaaaattttcacaaaaaataaattcaaaattaatatttacaaaataaaactaaatatggGAATCAATTTTACttcattatattatttcaaaccaaataaaaagtCAACGGATTTTGTTAGGTGAAAGTGTACGATAATATTCTATTATATTGATTTCCAATTCTTGATTTCTAAATGTATTagcatatttatttttataacaaaataaatctCACCAAAcatattatatgaaatttaatccAATCAAGTTagtaattaatgtattttatttttatatctttacACGTTAACTATAACGAAGATATTTTAACGGGATGCTTtttgccttttatttttccaataaaaatattatcgaTGACATAATCTAATCATTGATATAAGTATCAtataatgattattattaaaaagtttgaaaaccTCTTGCAATTTTTGTACCAGACACCAGTGGATTTTGCgtatttattgaatatattatatatcgACACTGTctaaaaattataactttGAATTTAGgtacaactctccacaatagtatggatgttgtccactttgctttgggcttcccaaaatgcctcatattAGTGGGGAGAAtgtttcttgattataaacgcatgatcattttctaaattagccgatgtgggacttcaaTCCAACACTCTACACTTTCGGGAATTCAATTACAATCAACCCCtttttattaatcaaaatttcgtacatttttatttgggtgaaaatgaaagaaaactaATTATCATTAAACTAAATACAAGTAATATCCACGTGGCAACAATAAACAATCTCATTGGAAAACTTGTCGCTTAGGATTTGTATTTAGGAGAACGCCACGACGACGTTTTGTAGTCCTACGTGGCGCATATGATTGCCTATTGGACAAACGTGGTCTCTGcacctttcattttctcaccAACCACGGATTTTTGgacaatttcatttatttctataatttatttcattttcaaatattttcacaTGATTGACCTTAacttattcttattattatacgttcatattttccttttttaattttctcctcCTTGTACCACAAGTCATCAACATTTTGGAGAGTAATCATTGGCCGTTGCCTTCCTCCCGATCTGATTCTACGCATAATCTATGATTGTGTTTGGGGTAGCTTGGAACAAGTAAATTCATAGATACAATTGAATTGATGTCAAGAATTGCTAACGGTTCGAGGACAACTGTGAAAAGTGACAAAGTTGGCTAGATGAAGAGAATGAGACAGGGAGAGACACAATTAAGGGTGTTAAAAGAAATCCAATGATTCGAAAAACCTGgtcaactcaatccaacttGAACAATGAACTTGTTTAGGTTGTGTTAATTTACGGGTTCTCTCAAACTAGATGGGATCGAACCAAACCATCTTAgattttgaaatgattttttttttttttttgggtatttgaaaaggagaataaaaatgtattaaaattaacGTCAAACTCCATTTCATCAACTCCACCTGTATCACCACCTACTCCATATTACTTGGCACCAAAAGCGTTGCTCACAGAAActaaaccaaaatttcaagaaccCCATCAAACCAAATTCTCTCATCCTCCTAATTTTCTCGCCATCCAAACACCCAAAACCGATGGATTCTCAACTTACCAACGCCCAGGATTTCATCTTCCGATCAAAGCTCCCCGACATCTACATCCCAAACCACCTCCCCCTCCACACCTACTGCTTCCAACACCTCTCCCAATTCCACCACCGCCCCTGCCT
The nucleotide sequence above comes from Cucurbita pepo subsp. pepo cultivar mu-cu-16 chromosome LG11, ASM280686v2, whole genome shotgun sequence. Encoded proteins:
- the LOC111805894 gene encoding RING-H2 finger protein ATL56-like, with product MPLQDSAAASGDSLPHPPPPPKPEGKLLSLLLKVAVMIFFTTLFFVFLGLATALLLFHLCIASALHRRRAQYPDSSSGFSRRDLKKLLQFQFSNGVNPHSQIDCSICLDGFRKGQWCRKLGGCGHVYHRKCIDSWLVRVSTCPLCRRCVRLDMEEHKINCVSSRNYEILYAL